A genomic stretch from Camarhynchus parvulus chromosome 11, STF_HiC, whole genome shotgun sequence includes:
- the RHPN2 gene encoding rhophilin-2, with translation MTDALLPRQAAEPAGDGYFRKGCNPLAETGRSKLQNQRAVINQQILRAVRMRAGAENLLRATTNNKVREQVLLELSFVNSDLQILKEELEGLNISVEVYQNAEETFSIPLVPLGLKETKDVDFTLPLKDFILEHYSQDSSEYEDEIADLMDLRQACRTPSRDEAGIEMLISYFLQLGYVENRFFPPTRHIGVLFTWYDSFTGVPVCQQNLLLEKASVLFNIGALYTQIGTRCNRQTQAGLENAVDAFQKAAGVLSYLKETFTHTPSYDMSPAMLNVLVKMMLAQARECVFEQIGLSGIRNEFFTLVKMTQEVAKVGEVYMLVNTAMNQEPVKENIPYSWSKLAQIKSDHYKALAHYFTATILCDHELQPGDDEDQQEKALSQLYDYVPEGLMVLAVLKDKVQRKQLGKAHLRKAIVYHEEALRVCGLCKKLRNIEVLQEVLTAAHKRSLLKYAQQETEDDFLSLIQAPDILPKTEHKIETIAPQFSKVKVKDFFHKLGPLTVFSAKQRWTAPRTICLHHEAGELGFSLKGGSPVQVYCLDPACPAASAGLKEGDYIVSVAGVDCKWLGVNEVLEKLKSVGKQPVEMEVISCQDTAASLHSKSATYSMGMQKTYSLICLAMDEDKIDQTKKAPLKLPFLSWGTKNRQKAASTLCLPSAVAGSSQIKKKLSPFTLFNTESSLY, from the exons ATGACAGACGCCCTGCTGCCTCGCCAGGCGGCGGAGCCGGCGGGGGACGGCTACTTTCGGAAG GGATGTAATCCTCTTGCTGAGACTGGACGAAGCAAACTGCAAAATCAAAGAGCTGTTATAAACCAACAGATCTTAAGAGCAGTGAGAATGAGAGCTGGTGCTGAAAATCTTTTAAG AGCAACCACCAACAACAAAGTACGAGAGCAAGTACTGCTGGAACTCAGTTTTGTAAACTCCGACCTGCAGATCTTAAAGGAAGAATTGGAAGGACTTAATATCTCAGTAGAAGTTTATCAAAATGCAGA aGAGACTTTCAGTATTCCCCTGGTACCTCTTGGCCTGAAGGAAACCAAAGATGTAGACTTTACACTCCCCCTCAAG gaCTTTATTCTGGAACATTATAGTCAAGACAGTTCAGAGTATGAAGATGAAATAGCAGATCTCATGGATCTGAGACAA GCCTGCCGCACTCCTAGCCGAGATGAAGCTGGCATTGAGATGTTGATAAGCTATTTCCTGCAACTTGGTTATgtagaaaacagatttttcccaCCCACCAGGCACATTGGAGTTTTATTTACATG GTATGATTCCTTCACAGGGGTCCCAGTGTGTCAGCAAAATCTGTTGCTTGAAAAAGCCAGTGTTTTATTCAACATTGGAGCTCTCTACACACAGATTGGAACAAGGTGCAATCGTCAGACCCAGGCTGGACTTGAAAATGCTGTTGATGCttttcagaaagctgcag GAGTTCTAAGCTACTTAAAGGAGACCTTTACTCACACACCAAGTTATGACATGAGCCCAGCTATGCTGAATGTACTGGTAAAAATGATGCTTGCACAAGCTCGAGAGTGTGTCTTTGAGCAGATTGGCCTTTCTGGAATACGTAATGAGTTTTTCACACTAGTAAAAATGACACAGGAAGTTGCCAAG gtGGGAGAGGTTTACATGCTGGTCAACACTGCAATGAATCAGGAACCAGTGAAAGAGAATATTCCCTATTCCTGGTCTAAGCTGGCACAAATAAAGTCAGACCATTACAAAGCTCTGGCACATTACTTCACTGCCACCATTCTGTGTGACCATGAGT TGCAGCCTGGTGATGATGAAGATCAGCAGGAGAAAGCCTTGTCCCAGCTCTATGACTATGTGCCTGAAGGGCTGATGGTTCTTGCTGTTTTAAAGGACAAAGTCCAGAGAAAACAATTAG GGAAAGCACATTTACGCAAAGCCATTGTTTACCACGAAGAAGCTCTCAGAGTGTGTGGGCTCTGCAAAAAGCTTCGCAACATTGAGGTTCTCCAGGAGGTTCTGACAGCTGCACATAAACGTTCCCTTCTCAAATATGCTCAGCAAGAGACAGAAGATGATTTCCTCAGTCTCATTCAGGCTCCAGATATACTGC ctaaaacagaacataaaatagaaacaattGCTCCTCAGTTTTCCAAGGTGAAAGTGAAAGACTTCTTTCACAAGCTG ggcccaCTGACAGTGTTCTCAGCCAAGCAGAGATGGACAGCCCCACGGACCATTTGCCTCCACCATGAAGCAGGAGAGCTTGGATTCAGTCTGAAAGGAGGGTCACCAGTACAGGTTTATTGTCTTGATCCAGCTTGTCCTGCAGCA TCAGCAGGCCTAAAAGAAGGTGACTACATTGTATCAGTTGCTGGCGTGGATTGCAAGTGGCTTGGTGTCAATGAAGTGCTGGAAAAATTGAAAAGTGTGGGAAAGCAGCCTGTGGAGATGGAGGTTATCAGTTGCCAGGATACAGCAGCATCTTTG CATAGCAAGAGTGCAACTTACTCTATGGGAATGCAGAAGACATACTCCTTAATCTGTTTAGCCATGGACGAAGATAAAATTGATCAGACCAAGAAAGCCCCACTAAAACTCCCTTTTCTCAGCTGGGGAActaaaaacagacagaaagctGCAAGTACACTCTGCCTTCCTTCAGCTGTGGCTGGAAGCTCTCAGATTAAGAAGAAGCTTTCTCCCTTCACACTCTTCAATACAGAAAGTTCATTGTACTGA